One Pseudomonas fluorescens genomic region harbors:
- the queF gene encoding NADPH-dependent 7-cyano-7-deazaguanine reductase QueF (Catalyzes the NADPH-dependent reduction of 7-cyano-7-deazaguanine (preQ0) to 7-aminomethyl-7-deazaguanine (preQ1) in queuosine biosynthesis) codes for MHPAAEHSPLGKSSEYIATYTPSLLFPIPRTAKWAELGLTAETLPYKGVDFWNCFELSWLLPSGKPVVAIAEFTIPADSPNIIESKSFKLYLNSLNQTPYADVATLEATLVKDLSAAAGKPVGVRVRSLKDVEAEGVVALPGVCIDDLDISVSNYEQPRPELLRCDESRIVEESVHSHLLKSNCPVTSQPDWGSVVVEYRGAALDHASLLEYIVSFRQHSDFHEQCVERIFLDLQRLLKPEKLTVFARYVRRGGLDINPYRSTENVQLPNHRLVRQ; via the coding sequence ATGCATCCCGCAGCCGAACATTCGCCGCTGGGCAAATCCAGCGAATACATCGCCACCTACACGCCGTCCTTGCTGTTCCCGATTCCGCGCACCGCGAAATGGGCCGAGCTGGGTCTGACCGCCGAAACCCTGCCGTACAAAGGCGTGGATTTCTGGAACTGCTTCGAGCTGTCGTGGCTGCTGCCATCGGGCAAACCGGTGGTGGCGATCGCTGAATTCACTATCCCGGCGGATTCGCCGAATATCATCGAATCCAAGTCGTTCAAGCTGTATCTGAACTCGTTGAACCAGACGCCGTACGCCGACGTCGCCACGCTGGAAGCGACGCTGGTCAAGGACCTGTCTGCCGCCGCTGGCAAACCGGTGGGCGTGCGCGTCCGCAGTCTGAAGGACGTCGAGGCTGAAGGCGTCGTGGCGCTGCCGGGCGTGTGCATCGATGATCTGGATATCAGCGTCAGCAACTACGAGCAGCCGCGTCCGGAGCTGCTGCGCTGCGACGAATCGCGCATTGTTGAAGAGAGCGTGCACAGCCATCTGCTCAAATCCAATTGCCCGGTGACCAGCCAGCCGGACTGGGGCAGTGTGGTGGTGGAATATCGCGGCGCGGCGCTGGATCACGCCAGCCTGCTGGAATACATCGTCAGCTTCCGCCAGCACTCGGACTTCCACGAGCAGTGCGTGGAGCGGATTTTTCTCGATCTGCAACGCTTGCTGAAGCCGGAGAAGTTGACGGTATTTGCCCGTTACGTACGCCGTGGCGGGCTGGATATCAATCCGTATCGCAGCACCGAAAACGTACAGCTGCCGAACCATCGTCTGGTTCGTCAGTAA
- a CDS encoding cupredoxin domain-containing protein, with product MSWPVWAEPAHTFAFGQPAPAAQATRSVEVVMSDMAFEPKTIQIKAGETVRFVLVNKGQLLHEFNLGDAAMHAKHQQEMLQMQQSGMLTPTGMKEMSHGMAGMDHAAMGHGMKHDDPNSVLVEPGKSAELTWTFNTATNLEFACNIPGHYQAGMVGKLTVSQ from the coding sequence ATGAGTTGGCCAGTCTGGGCCGAGCCCGCGCACACCTTCGCCTTCGGTCAGCCCGCGCCTGCCGCCCAGGCCACGCGCAGCGTCGAAGTGGTGATGAGCGACATGGCGTTCGAACCGAAGACAATCCAGATCAAGGCCGGTGAGACCGTTCGCTTTGTGCTGGTGAATAAAGGCCAGTTGCTGCACGAATTCAACCTCGGTGACGCCGCGATGCATGCCAAACACCAGCAGGAAATGTTGCAGATGCAGCAAAGCGGCATGCTCACGCCCACAGGCATGAAAGAAATGTCCCACGGTATGGCCGGCATGGATCACGCAGCGATGGGCCATGGTATGAAACATGATGACCCGAACAGCGTACTGGTCGAGCCGGGCAAGTCGGCCGAGCTGACCTGGACGTTCAACACGGCGACGAATCTGGAATTCGCCTGCAACATTCCCGGGCATTACCAGGCGGGCATGGTCGGCAAATTGACTGTCAGTCAGTAA
- a CDS encoding heavy metal response regulator transcription factor: MKLLIVEDQAKTGQYLRQGLTEAGFNTELVADGNSGQQLALSGDYALLILDVMLPGRSGWQILQAVRSAGLETPVLFLTARDAVEDRVHGLELGADDYLVKPFAFSELLARVRSLLRRGSAVAQETSLQLADLRLDLIRRRVERSGQRIDLTAKEFALLEMLLRRQGEVLPKSLIASQVWDMNFDSDTNVIEVAIRRLRLKIDDEFPNKLIHTVRGMGYVLEERGA; encoded by the coding sequence ATGAAACTGTTGATCGTCGAAGACCAAGCAAAAACCGGCCAATACCTGCGTCAGGGGCTGACTGAGGCCGGGTTCAATACAGAGCTGGTGGCTGACGGCAACAGCGGCCAGCAATTGGCGCTGAGTGGCGACTACGCGCTGCTGATTCTCGATGTAATGCTGCCGGGGCGCAGCGGCTGGCAAATTCTGCAAGCGGTGCGAAGCGCAGGGCTGGAGACTCCAGTGCTTTTTCTTACAGCCAGAGACGCGGTGGAGGACAGAGTTCACGGCCTTGAACTGGGTGCGGATGATTATCTGGTCAAGCCCTTCGCTTTCTCCGAACTGCTGGCGCGGGTGCGCAGCCTGTTGCGTCGTGGCAGCGCGGTGGCGCAGGAAACCAGCCTGCAACTGGCCGATCTGCGTCTGGATCTGATTCGCCGCCGGGTCGAACGCAGCGGCCAGCGCATCGACCTCACGGCCAAGGAATTCGCCTTGCTGGAAATGCTCCTGCGCCGCCAGGGCGAGGTGCTGCCGAAGTCGCTGATCGCTTCGCAAGTCTGGGATATGAATTTCGACAGCGACACCAATGTCATCGAAGTGGCGATCCGCCGTTTGCGCCTGAAGATCGACGACGAGTTCCCCAATAAACTGATCCACACCGTGCGCGGCATGGGCTACGTGCTTGAAGAGCGTGGCGCCTGA
- a CDS encoding heavy metal sensor histidine kinase, whose translation MCRLSLSSRLALLFAACTAVVSLFAGVLFDRASEAHFIELDQQQLDGRLMGLRRVLQDVQPAQREARLTDELGRQGDLSLRITGSDGQRGHDSSTQIPLDLPQQPGLSTISSGGTDYRVLNAPLDPNQPDSAQLTLLLDITHHQHFLQRMQHLIWLTVGLSALATALLGAWAARSGLRPLRRMSAVARGISAQSLNARLPEAQMPAELEELAHSFNAMLARLDDSFQRLSAFSADIAHELRTPLSNLLTHTQVTLTRPRPIEDYREALHSNLEELQWMAQLVNDMLYLAKADHGLLMPKREPLKLADETDVLLEFFAPLAEDAGVRLSREGNAQIEGDRGMLRRALSNLLDNALRFTPAEGYVRLSIVDQPQAVRMCVENSGEGISAQLLPRLFDRFYRADPARQEGSNEHAGLGLAITQSIIRAHGGRIHCESEAGWTRFVIVLPRED comes from the coding sequence ATGTGCCGCTTGTCCCTGAGTTCGCGCCTGGCCTTGTTGTTTGCCGCATGCACCGCCGTGGTTTCACTGTTTGCCGGGGTGCTGTTCGATCGCGCCAGCGAGGCGCATTTCATCGAACTTGACCAGCAGCAACTGGATGGCAGATTGATGGGCCTGCGCCGCGTGTTGCAGGATGTTCAACCTGCTCAGCGCGAGGCGCGGCTGACGGATGAGCTGGGCCGTCAGGGCGACTTGTCTTTGCGCATCACTGGCAGTGACGGCCAGCGCGGGCACGACAGTTCGACGCAGATCCCCTTGGATTTACCGCAACAACCCGGCCTGTCTACGATCAGCAGCGGCGGTACCGACTATCGCGTGCTCAACGCGCCGCTCGACCCGAATCAACCCGATTCGGCACAACTGACCCTGCTGCTCGACATTACTCACCACCAGCATTTCCTCCAGCGCATGCAGCATTTGATCTGGCTCACCGTTGGGCTTTCGGCGCTGGCTACTGCCCTGCTCGGTGCGTGGGCGGCGCGCAGCGGCTTACGCCCGTTGCGGCGCATGAGCGCGGTGGCTCGTGGGATTTCCGCCCAGTCGCTCAATGCTCGCTTGCCTGAAGCACAAATGCCTGCGGAGCTTGAGGAATTGGCCCACAGCTTCAACGCCATGCTCGCCCGCCTCGACGACTCGTTTCAGCGGCTTTCGGCGTTTTCCGCTGACATCGCCCATGAGCTGCGCACACCGCTGTCGAATTTGCTCACCCACACCCAAGTCACCCTCACCCGCCCGCGCCCGATCGAGGATTACCGCGAGGCGCTGCACAGCAACCTCGAAGAACTGCAATGGATGGCGCAATTGGTCAACGATATGTTGTATCTCGCGAAGGCCGATCACGGATTGCTGATGCCCAAACGCGAACCGCTGAAACTGGCGGACGAGACCGACGTATTGCTGGAATTTTTTGCGCCGTTGGCAGAGGACGCCGGGGTCAGACTGAGCCGCGAAGGCAACGCACAAATCGAAGGTGATCGCGGGATGTTGCGCCGGGCGCTGTCGAATCTGCTGGATAACGCGCTGCGGTTCACGCCGGCCGAAGGTTACGTTCGCTTGAGCATTGTCGATCAGCCGCAGGCCGTACGCATGTGCGTCGAGAACAGTGGTGAAGGAATCTCAGCGCAGCTACTGCCACGCCTGTTCGATCGGTTCTATCGGGCCGACCCGGCGCGGCAGGAAGGTAGCAATGAACACGCGGGGTTGGGGTTGGCAATTACCCAGTCGATCATCCGCGCCCACGGCGGGCGGATTCATTGCGAATCGGAGGCGGGATGGACGCGGTTTGTGATTGTGTTGCCCAGAGAGGATTGA
- a CDS encoding lipoprotein-releasing ABC transporter permease subunit, translating to MFRPLSIFIGTRYTRAKRRNRFVSFISMTSMIGLALGVLAMIVVLSVMNGFQREMSSRILGMVPHATIVGVKPIDDWQPVAAAAMKNPEVTAAVPFTEMEGMLSYKGSMQPIQISGVDPAQEGKVSIVAQHIVQGRLDALKPGEFGVVIGEITARRFRLNVGDKITLIVPEVSTAPGGITPRMQRLNVVGVFKVGAELDGSMGLIHVADAATMQRWQPNQVQSVRLAVKDLYAAPKVSTDIATGLGAEFKADDWTHTQGSLFSAMKMEKTMIGLLLLMIVAVAAFNIIATLIMVVNDKGADIAILRTIGATPRQIMAIFMVQGTVIGIVGTVIGGVLGVIAALNVSQIVGWIERVSGQHIFSSDVYFVSNLPSELQGGDVLLICSAGFILSFLATVYPAWRAAKIEPAHALKYS from the coding sequence ATGTTCAGACCGTTATCGATCTTTATCGGCACGCGCTATACCCGCGCCAAGCGCCGCAATCGCTTTGTTTCGTTCATTTCGATGACCTCGATGATCGGCCTCGCCCTTGGCGTGCTGGCGATGATCGTGGTGCTGTCGGTGATGAACGGCTTCCAACGCGAGATGAGCTCGCGCATTCTCGGCATGGTGCCGCACGCGACCATCGTTGGCGTCAAGCCGATTGACGACTGGCAGCCGGTCGCTGCCGCAGCGATGAAAAATCCCGAAGTGACCGCCGCGGTGCCGTTCACTGAAATGGAGGGCATGCTGTCGTACAAAGGTTCGATGCAGCCGATCCAGATCAGCGGCGTCGATCCGGCGCAGGAAGGCAAGGTGTCGATCGTGGCCCAGCATATCGTGCAGGGACGTCTCGATGCCTTGAAACCGGGGGAGTTTGGCGTGGTGATCGGTGAAATCACCGCGCGCCGTTTCCGCCTGAATGTCGGCGACAAGATCACCCTGATCGTGCCTGAAGTCAGCACCGCACCGGGCGGCATCACTCCGCGCATGCAGCGATTGAATGTGGTCGGCGTGTTCAAGGTCGGTGCCGAACTCGACGGTTCGATGGGCCTGATCCATGTTGCCGATGCGGCAACCATGCAGCGCTGGCAACCGAATCAGGTGCAGAGCGTGCGGCTGGCGGTCAAGGATCTATACGCCGCACCGAAAGTCTCCACGGACATCGCCACCGGCCTTGGTGCCGAATTCAAGGCTGACGACTGGACTCACACGCAAGGCAGTCTGTTCAGTGCAATGAAAATGGAAAAGACCATGATCGGCCTGCTGTTGCTGATGATCGTCGCGGTGGCGGCGTTCAACATCATCGCGACCCTGATCATGGTGGTGAACGACAAAGGCGCGGACATCGCGATTCTGCGCACCATCGGCGCCACACCTCGGCAGATCATGGCGATCTTCATGGTGCAGGGCACGGTCATCGGTATTGTCGGTACCGTCATTGGCGGCGTGCTGGGCGTGATTGCGGCGCTGAATGTCAGCCAGATCGTGGGCTGGATTGAGCGAGTCAGCGGCCAGCACATTTTCAGTTCCGACGTGTATTTCGTCAGCAATCTGCCGTCGGAATTGCAGGGTGGGGATGTGCTGTTGATCTGCTCGGCGGGCTTTATCCTGAGCTTCCTGGCGACGGTGTACCCGGCGTGGCGGGCGGCGAAGATCGAACCGGCTCACGCACTGAAATATTCGTAA
- the lolD gene encoding lipoprotein-releasing ABC transporter ATP-binding protein LolD, with product MSESGMSEQAILSCRNLGKSYEEGPESVQVLAGLQLELHPGERVAIVGTSGSGKSTLLNLLGGLDTPTQGSVWLDGEELSALSEKKRGLLRNRSLGFVYQFHHLLPEFTALENVCMPLLIGKTPIPEARQRATALLERVGLGHRLEHKPAELSGGERQRVAIARALVNKPGLVMLDEPTGNLDSHTAQGIQDLMLELSTSMRTAFLVVTHDMNLARQMDRVLHLQEGCLTPI from the coding sequence ATGAGTGAGTCGGGCATGAGTGAACAAGCAATCCTGAGCTGCCGCAACCTGGGCAAATCCTATGAGGAAGGCCCGGAATCGGTACAAGTGCTGGCCGGCCTGCAACTGGAGTTGCACCCGGGCGAGCGTGTGGCGATCGTCGGCACCTCGGGTTCGGGCAAAAGTACCTTGCTCAACCTGCTCGGTGGGCTGGATACGCCGACCCAGGGCAGTGTCTGGCTCGACGGTGAAGAGCTGTCGGCGCTGAGCGAAAAGAAGCGTGGTCTGCTGCGTAACCGTTCCCTCGGTTTCGTCTACCAGTTCCATCACTTGCTGCCGGAATTCACCGCGCTGGAAAACGTCTGCATGCCGCTGCTGATCGGCAAGACGCCGATTCCAGAAGCGCGTCAGCGTGCCACGGCCTTGCTGGAGCGCGTCGGCCTTGGCCATCGTCTCGAACACAAACCAGCCGAATTGTCCGGTGGTGAGCGTCAACGCGTGGCGATCGCCCGTGCGCTGGTGAACAAACCGGGCCTGGTGATGCTCGACGAGCCGACCGGCAACCTCGACTCCCATACTGCTCAAGGCATTCAGGATTTGATGCTCGAACTCAGCACCTCGATGCGCACGGCGTTCCTGGTGGTAACTCACGACATGAACCTGGCTCGCCAGATGGACCGCGTCCTGCATCTGCAGGAAGGTTGCCTTACCCCCATCTGA
- a CDS encoding lipoprotein-releasing ABC transporter permease subunit — protein sequence MFRPLFVFIGTRYTRAKRRNHFVSFISLTSMIGLALGVVVMIVVLSVMNGFDHEMRTRVLGMVPHATIESGEPINDWQSLATKVKQNPQVSAVAPFTQMQGLLTNNGQVSKVLLNAIDPALERNVSIIDNFMKQGKLDDLTPGSFGIVIGDKAATKLGVGIGDKVTFVAPEVSVTPAGMFPRMKRFTVVGIFHVGAGELDGYLGVTNLQDLAKMHRWKTDQVQGIRLKFDDLFQAPRVAWNIAQQLGEDHYYARDWTRTHGNLYQAIRMEKAMIGLLLLLIVAVAAFNIISTLVMVVNDKKGDIAILRTLGATPGTIMRTFMVQGTVIGVVGTAIGAVVGIFAALNVSAAISALEGLIGHKFLNADVYFIDYLPSQVQSQDVVMVCAAALVLSFLATLYPAWRAARTQPAEALRYE from the coding sequence ATGTTCAGACCTCTCTTCGTATTTATCGGCACGCGTTATACCCGTGCAAAGCGTCGCAATCATTTTGTGTCATTCATTTCCCTGACTTCGATGATCGGGCTCGCCCTTGGCGTGGTCGTGATGATCGTCGTGCTGTCGGTGATGAATGGCTTCGATCATGAGATGCGCACCCGCGTGCTGGGCATGGTGCCCCACGCGACCATCGAATCGGGCGAGCCGATCAACGACTGGCAAAGCCTGGCCACCAAGGTCAAGCAGAACCCGCAGGTCTCGGCGGTGGCGCCGTTCACCCAGATGCAGGGCCTGCTGACCAACAATGGCCAGGTGTCCAAGGTGTTGCTCAACGCCATCGATCCGGCGCTCGAGCGTAATGTCTCGATCATCGATAACTTCATGAAGCAGGGCAAACTCGACGACCTGACCCCGGGCAGCTTCGGCATCGTCATCGGCGACAAGGCTGCAACCAAACTGGGTGTGGGCATCGGTGACAAGGTGACTTTTGTCGCACCGGAGGTCAGCGTGACCCCGGCAGGAATGTTCCCGCGCATGAAGCGCTTCACCGTGGTCGGGATTTTCCACGTCGGTGCCGGCGAGCTCGACGGTTATCTGGGCGTTACCAACCTGCAGGATCTGGCCAAGATGCATCGCTGGAAAACCGATCAGGTGCAGGGTATCCGCTTGAAGTTCGACGACCTGTTCCAGGCGCCGCGTGTGGCATGGAACATCGCCCAGCAACTCGGCGAAGACCATTACTACGCCCGCGACTGGACGCGCACCCATGGCAATCTGTATCAGGCGATCCGCATGGAAAAAGCCATGATCGGTTTGCTGTTGTTGCTGATCGTCGCCGTTGCTGCGTTCAACATCATTTCCACGCTGGTGATGGTGGTGAACGACAAGAAGGGCGACATCGCCATTCTGCGCACATTGGGCGCTACACCGGGCACGATCATGCGCACGTTCATGGTGCAAGGCACGGTGATCGGTGTGGTCGGCACGGCGATTGGCGCGGTCGTCGGCATTTTTGCGGCGCTGAATGTCAGCGCGGCGATCTCGGCACTGGAAGGGCTGATCGGCCACAAATTCCTCAATGCCGACGTGTATTTCATTGATTATCTGCCGTCGCAGGTACAGAGCCAGGACGTCGTCATGGTCTGCGCCGCTGCGTTGGTCCTGAGTTTCCTCGCCACCCTGTATCCAGCCTGGCGTGCCGCGCGCACCCAGCCGGCGGAGGCGCTACGTTATGAGTGA
- a CDS encoding PilZ domain-containing protein has protein sequence MSTLDEEDRREYYRIEDTIALEIRPLSAPEAAGQEVLQDASPLFNLLSELHLSEFESQHLLRQISERDRAIAAFLKSQNKRIDLLSQVVALTVLGHIGEPQPVIISEGGIEFQHPTPIATGAHLSVKLVLMPQALGLLLRARVTHCDPKGSGYDVGTEFEYLTDAQRQLLARYILQKQAQERRLAREQNESGI, from the coding sequence ATGTCGACATTAGATGAAGAAGATCGCCGCGAATACTACCGTATCGAGGACACGATCGCACTGGAAATTCGGCCCCTCTCCGCTCCCGAAGCCGCAGGCCAGGAAGTGTTGCAGGATGCATCCCCACTCTTCAACCTGCTCAGTGAATTACACCTGAGCGAATTCGAGTCGCAGCATCTGTTGCGGCAGATCAGCGAGCGCGACCGCGCCATCGCTGCGTTCCTCAAATCCCAGAACAAACGCATCGACTTGCTCAGCCAAGTGGTCGCGCTGACCGTGCTCGGCCATATCGGCGAGCCGCAACCGGTGATCATCTCCGAAGGCGGCATCGAATTTCAGCACCCGACGCCGATCGCCACCGGCGCGCACCTGTCGGTGAAACTGGTGCTGATGCCGCAGGCGCTCGGGCTGCTGCTGCGCGCTCGGGTCACCCATTGCGATCCAAAGGGCTCAGGCTACGACGTCGGCACCGAGTTCGAATACCTGACCGACGCCCAGCGCCAGTTGCTCGCCCGCTACATCCTGCAGAAGCAGGCCCAGGAGCGGCGCCTCGCCCGCGAACAGAACGAATCTGGCATCTAA
- a CDS encoding glycerophosphodiester phosphodiesterase — translation MTLIYGHRGAKGEAPENTLSSFQECLKHGVRRCELDLHLSKDGELMVIHDPTLKRTTDRRGKVVEHTAAELITYDARKGGPGWIKPCPIPTLEELFEKCDFEHWQLEVKSASRTRAATTVLAIREMAQRHGLLDKVTITSSSREVLKAALDLVPDVSRGLVAEYAWLDPLKVAASYGCEILALNWTLCTPERLQKAQRQGLHVSVWTVNEPALMRRLADFGVDSLITDFPGLATATLENC, via the coding sequence GTGACCCTCATTTATGGCCACCGCGGCGCCAAAGGCGAAGCACCGGAAAACACCCTGAGCAGTTTTCAGGAATGTCTCAAGCACGGCGTGCGCCGCTGCGAACTGGATCTGCACCTGTCCAAAGACGGCGAGCTGATGGTTATTCACGATCCGACTCTCAAGCGCACCACTGACCGGCGCGGCAAGGTCGTCGAGCACACCGCCGCCGAACTGATCACCTACGATGCGCGCAAGGGTGGCCCCGGCTGGATCAAGCCGTGCCCGATTCCAACGCTGGAAGAATTGTTTGAAAAGTGTGATTTCGAGCATTGGCAGCTTGAAGTCAAAAGCGCTTCCCGCACGCGCGCGGCGACCACCGTGCTGGCGATTCGGGAAATGGCCCAGCGGCACGGTTTGCTCGACAAGGTGACGATCACCTCGAGTTCACGAGAAGTGTTGAAGGCGGCGCTGGATCTGGTGCCGGATGTGTCGCGCGGACTGGTAGCCGAGTACGCCTGGCTCGATCCACTGAAGGTTGCGGCCAGCTATGGCTGCGAGATTCTTGCGTTGAACTGGACGCTGTGTACGCCGGAGCGTCTGCAAAAGGCGCAACGTCAGGGCCTGCATGTGTCGGTGTGGACCGTCAACGAGCCTGCGCTGATGCGCAGACTCGCCGACTTCGGCGTTGACAGCCTGATTACAGACTTTCCCGGTTTGGCCACTGCCACCCTTGAGAATTGCTGA
- the sthA gene encoding Si-specific NAD(P)(+) transhydrogenase produces the protein MAVYNYDVVVLGSGPAGEGAAMNAAKAGRKVAMVDSRRQVGGNCTHLGTIPSKALRHSVRQIMQFNTNPMFRAIGEPRWFSFPDVLKSAEKVISKQVASRTGYYARNRVDVFFGTGSFADEQTIEVVCGNGVVEKLVAKHIIIATGSRPYRPADIDFHHPRIYDSDTILSLGHTPRKLIVYGAGVIGCEYASIFSGLGVLVELVDNRGQLLSFLDSEISQALSYHFSNNNITVRHNEEYDRVEGVDNGVILHLKSGKKIKADALLWCNGRTGNTDTLGLENIGVKVNSRGQIEVDQNYRTCVENIYGAGDVIGWPSLASAAHDQGRSAAGSIVDNGSWRFVNDVPTGIYTIPEISSIGKNEQELTQAKVPYEVGKAFFKSMARAQIAGEPQGMLKILFHRETLEVLGVHCFGYQASEIVHIGQAIMSQPGELNTLKYFVNTTFNYPTMAEAYRVAAYDGLNRLF, from the coding sequence ATGGCTGTCTACAACTACGACGTGGTGGTACTGGGTTCCGGCCCGGCGGGAGAAGGCGCGGCAATGAACGCCGCCAAAGCAGGGCGCAAGGTCGCGATGGTCGACAGCCGTCGCCAGGTCGGCGGCAACTGCACCCACCTCGGCACCATCCCGTCCAAGGCACTGCGTCACTCGGTGCGGCAGATCATGCAGTTCAACACCAATCCGATGTTCCGGGCGATCGGCGAGCCACGCTGGTTCTCCTTCCCGGACGTGTTGAAAAGTGCCGAGAAAGTCATTTCCAAGCAAGTCGCTTCGCGTACCGGCTACTACGCCCGTAACCGCGTCGACGTATTCTTCGGCACCGGCAGCTTCGCCGATGAACAAACCATCGAAGTGGTTTGCGGCAACGGCGTGGTCGAGAAACTGGTGGCCAAGCACATCATCATCGCCACTGGCTCGCGCCCGTATCGCCCGGCGGATATCGATTTTCACCATCCGCGTATCTACGATAGCGACACCATCCTCAGCCTCGGCCATACCCCGCGTAAACTGATCGTTTACGGCGCCGGCGTGATCGGTTGCGAATACGCATCGATTTTCAGCGGTCTGGGTGTGCTGGTCGAGTTGGTCGACAACCGTGGCCAGTTGCTGAGCTTCCTCGACTCGGAAATTTCCCAGGCGTTGAGTTACCACTTCAGCAACAACAACATCACCGTGCGTCACAACGAAGAATACGACCGCGTCGAAGGCGTGGACAACGGCGTGATCCTGCACCTCAAATCCGGCAAGAAGATCAAGGCCGACGCCTTGCTATGGTGCAACGGCCGTACCGGCAACACCGACACGCTGGGTCTGGAAAATATCGGGGTCAAGGTCAACAGCCGTGGCCAGATCGAAGTCGACCAGAACTACCGCACCTGCGTAGAGAACATCTACGGTGCCGGTGACGTGATCGGCTGGCCGAGCCTGGCCAGTGCCGCCCACGACCAGGGTCGTTCGGCTGCCGGCAGCATCGTGGATAACGGCAGCTGGCGCTTCGTCAACGATGTGCCGACCGGCATCTACACGATTCCGGAAATCAGCTCGATCGGCAAGAACGAGCAGGAACTGACTCAGGCCAAAGTGCCCTACGAAGTCGGCAAGGCGTTCTTCAAGAGCATGGCGCGTGCGCAGATCGCTGGCGAGCCGCAAGGCATGCTGAAGATTCTCTTCCACCGCGAAACTCTGGAAGTACTCGGCGTGCACTGCTTCGGTTATCAGGCGTCGGAGATCGTTCACATCGGTCAGGCGATCATGAGCCAGCCGGGCGAGCTGAATACCCTGAAGTACTTCGTCAACACGACGTTCAACTACCCGACCATGGCCGAAGCTTATCGGGTAGCAGCTTACGACGGCCTCAACCGGCTTTTTTGA
- a CDS encoding FAD:protein FMN transferase has protein sequence MAVGVLRGDEELFTGRYVGPVVVAAILAGCGDGDSMETVSGPTMGSTYSIKYVRRADLADADQVRKQVEGILGEIDQQMSTYRHDSDIEGFNAMPAHSCRKMPAAVLELVRVGEQLSEQSEGSYDLTVEPLMNLWGFGPQGREEKVPASDALSKVMQRVGHQHLRIDGQQLCKDAAVKVDFNSIAAGYAVDAIAARLDALGIHDYLAEVTGELKAKGRKPDGSPWRIALEAPRDDQQIAERIITVDGYGVSTSGDYRNYFLQDGRRYSHTLDARSGAPVLHDLASVTVIHPSALMADGLSTLLLILGPERARDYAQKHEIAAFFVLRADTGFVSRTSQAFEQLAGEKTD, from the coding sequence ATGGCCGTCGGGGTTTTACGGGGAGATGAAGAATTGTTCACTGGACGGTACGTAGGGCCCGTGGTGGTGGCTGCGATTCTGGCTGGCTGCGGTGATGGCGATTCAATGGAAACTGTCAGCGGGCCGACCATGGGCAGCACCTATTCGATCAAATACGTGCGCCGTGCCGACCTTGCCGATGCCGACCAGGTGCGTAAGCAAGTCGAAGGCATCCTCGGCGAAATCGATCAGCAGATGTCCACCTACCGCCATGATTCGGACATCGAAGGTTTCAACGCCATGCCCGCGCACAGCTGTCGGAAAATGCCGGCAGCGGTGCTTGAACTGGTGCGCGTGGGCGAACAACTGTCAGAGCAAAGTGAAGGCTCCTACGATCTTACCGTCGAGCCGCTGATGAATCTGTGGGGCTTCGGACCGCAAGGTCGCGAAGAAAAAGTCCCTGCCAGTGACGCGCTCAGCAAAGTGATGCAGCGCGTCGGCCACCAGCATTTGCGCATTGATGGCCAGCAGTTGTGCAAGGACGCCGCGGTCAAGGTCGACTTCAACAGCATCGCTGCGGGTTATGCCGTCGATGCCATCGCTGCCAGGCTCGATGCCTTGGGCATTCACGATTACCTCGCCGAGGTCACCGGTGAGCTGAAGGCAAAGGGCAGAAAACCTGACGGTTCACCTTGGCGTATCGCCTTGGAAGCGCCTCGCGACGATCAGCAGATTGCCGAACGCATCATCACTGTCGACGGCTACGGTGTATCGACGTCTGGCGACTACCGCAATTATTTTCTGCAGGACGGACGGCGTTATTCCCACACGCTCGACGCCCGCAGTGGTGCACCGGTCCTACACGACTTGGCGTCAGTCACGGTGATTCATCCTTCAGCGTTGATGGCCGATGGACTATCGACGCTGTTGCTGATTCTCGGGCCGGAAAGGGCGCGGGACTATGCCCAAAAACATGAGATTGCTGCATTCTTTGTCCTGCGTGCCGATACAGGTTTCGTCAGCCGTACCAGTCAGGCGTTCGAGCAGCTTGCTGGCGAAAAAACTGACTGA